The Corythoichthys intestinalis isolate RoL2023-P3 chromosome 1, ASM3026506v1, whole genome shotgun sequence genome has a segment encoding these proteins:
- the LOC130927340 gene encoding gastrula zinc finger protein XlCGF57.1-like has translation MKCPTDVTVEDLHPEKYDPLHVKKEDESEMPYIKQEAEPETTDIKEEEQQVEIPKFPRGVTVKSEEDEGTSEESRAANPDALLAPLSDSDNITSHSSDTDEKDVGIDQNALKSSNKSSLKRDTMECAVRKPFPCSLCDKTFSLKHYLKTHMHTHTGEKPFGCTLCDKRFSRKNTLVVHKRTHTGEKPFACTLCDKSFSRKSDLKMHKRTHTGEKPFGCTLCDKRFSQQYNLERHKSIHTGEKPFACTLCDKSFSRKSDVKMHKRTHTGEKPFGCTLCDKRFSQQCNLKKHKFTHTGEKPFACTLCGKRFSRTTHLEIHKSIHTGEKPFACTLCDKSFSQKSDLKMHKRTHTGEKPFGCTLCDKRFSKQYNLKKHQFTHTGEKPFACTLCGKRFSRKTHLERHKSIHTGEKPFTCTLCDISFSQKSDLKMHKRTHTGEKPFGCTLCGKRFSRKTLLEIHKLIHTGEQPFTCTLCGKRFSHKSSFERHKRGHIGEKPFACTLCCKRFTQKAYSETHKHTHTGEKPFTCTLCGKRFVDKRGLNKHTCRHTGEKPFACTLCDKRFSQKTNLEIHKHTHTGEKPFACSLCGKRFVQKRNLVTHARSHAE, from the exons ATGAAG TGTCCCACGGACGTTACTGTAGAAGATCTTCACCCTGAGAAGTACGATCCCCTCCACGTTAAAAAGGAAGATGAGTCCGAGATGCCGTACATCAAACAGGAGGCAGAGCCAGAGACCACCGacattaaagaagaagaacagCAAGTTGAAATCCCCAAGTTTCCAAGGGGTGTCACTGTGAAGAGTGAAGAAGACGAAGGAACAAGcgaagagagcagagcagcGAACCCGGACGCACTCTTGGCGCCGCTTTCGGACAGCGACAACATAACGTCACACTCTTCTGACACTGATGAGAAGGATGTTGGCATTGACCAAAATGCTTTGAAATCCTCAAACAAGTCATCGTTGAAAAGAGACACAATGGAATGCGCTGTTAGAAAACCTTTTCCCTgttcactttgtgataaaacattttctttgaaacattatttaaaaacacacatgcatacacacaccggggagaagccttttggctgcacactttgtgataaaaggtTTTCTCGGAAGAATACTTTAGTAGTACATAAgcgcacacacactggagaaaagcctttcgcctgcacactttgtgataaaagttTTTCTCGGAAGTCTGATTTAAAAATGCataagcgtacacacactggagaaaagcctttcggctgcacactttgtgataaaagattttctcagCAGTATAATTTAGAAAGACATAAGAGTATACACACAGGAgaaaagcctttcgcctgcacactttgcgataaaagttTTTCTCGGAAGTCTGATGTAAAAATGCataagcgtacacacactggagaaaagcctttcggctgcacactttgtgataaaagattttctcagcagtgtaatttaaaaaagcataagtttacacacactggagaaaaacctttcgcctgcacactttgtggtaaaagattttcTCGGACGACTCATTTAGAAATACATAAGAGTATACACACAGGAgaaaagcctttcgcctgcacactttgcgataaaagttTTTCTCAGAAGTCTGATTTAAAAATGCataagcgtacacacactggagaaaagcctttcggctgcacactttgtgataaaagattttctaagcagtataatttaaaaaagcatcagtttacacacactggagaaaagcctttcgcctgcacactttgtggtaaaagattttcTCGGAAAACTCATTTAGAAAGACATAAGAGTATACACACAGGAGAAAAGCCTTTCacctgcacactttgcgataTAAGTTTTTCTCAGAAGTCTGATTTAAAAATGCataagcgtacacacactggagaaaagcctttcggctgcacactttgtggtaagAGATTTTCTCGGAAGACTCTTTTAGAAATACATAAGCTTATACACACTGGAGAACAGCCTTtcacctgcacactttgtggtaaaagattttcTCACAAGTCTTCTTTCGAAAGACATAAGCGTGGACAcattggagagaagcctttcgcctgcacactttgttgtAAAAGATTTACTCAAAAGGCTTATTCAGAAACGCATAAgcatacacacactggagaaaagcctttcacctgcacactttgtggtaaaagattcgtcGATAAGAGAGGAttaaacaaacacacatgcagacacacaggagagaagcctttcgcctgcacactttgcgataaaagattttctcagaagactaatttagaaatacataagcacacacacactggagaaaagccttttgcatgctcactttgtggtaaaagattcgttCAGAAAAGAAATTTAGTAACGCACGCAAGAAGCCACGCTGAGTAA